The proteins below come from a single Candidatus Binatia bacterium genomic window:
- a CDS encoding acyl-CoA dehydrogenase family protein: protein MIEWSEQHEAMRDAFKKFVEAEIKPNLEELEHGDTPPYAVLRKMFDTFGIGAMQADRFKRQLERERAKANGTADESADKGSKEKRGVSIEAAADAAAMQLIPIIELCHYCPGLITAMGVSVALTGGAIRSKGTIAQKEKFVPPLLTMEKIGAWAITEPGSGSDAFGSMKSSARRDGDDYVLNGSKTFITNGPYADTIVFICKLDEGNEPRERKVLSFILDKGTPGLTQSKPLRKMGLHSSPTGELFLEDVRVGRDRLIGETEEGPARSGAKDTFGTERIGVVAMALGIIEQCLSLSLEYARTRVQFGKPIGEFQLIQAKLAEMEVARMNLQNIVFQQIERASLGKNFTLAEASAGKLYAARAAMSVSLEAVQLFGGNGYMAEFQVEQLCRDAKVLQIYAGTDEIQISQIARSLLGNGAA, encoded by the coding sequence ATGATCGAATGGAGTGAGCAGCACGAGGCGATGCGCGACGCGTTCAAGAAGTTCGTCGAGGCGGAGATCAAGCCGAATCTCGAGGAGCTCGAGCACGGCGACACGCCGCCCTACGCCGTCCTGCGCAAGATGTTCGATACGTTCGGGATCGGCGCCATGCAGGCCGATCGCTTCAAACGCCAGCTCGAGCGCGAGAGGGCGAAAGCGAACGGAACCGCTGACGAGTCTGCGGACAAGGGCTCGAAGGAGAAGCGGGGCGTTTCCATCGAAGCCGCGGCCGACGCCGCAGCCATGCAGCTCATCCCGATCATCGAGTTGTGCCACTACTGCCCCGGGCTGATCACGGCCATGGGCGTCAGCGTGGCGCTCACCGGGGGCGCCATCCGCTCGAAGGGAACGATCGCCCAGAAGGAGAAGTTCGTTCCGCCGCTCCTAACGATGGAGAAAATCGGGGCATGGGCCATCACAGAGCCCGGTTCGGGCTCCGATGCCTTCGGCAGCATGAAGTCGTCCGCCCGCCGCGACGGCGACGACTACGTTCTGAACGGCTCCAAGACCTTCATCACCAACGGCCCCTACGCCGACACCATCGTGTTCATCTGCAAGCTCGACGAGGGGAACGAGCCTCGCGAGCGAAAGGTCCTGAGCTTCATTCTCGACAAGGGAACGCCCGGCCTCACGCAGTCCAAGCCCCTGCGCAAGATGGGTCTCCACTCCTCCCCGACGGGCGAGCTCTTCTTGGAAGACGTCCGCGTGGGCAGGGACCGCTTGATCGGCGAGACCGAAGAAGGACCCGCCCGTTCCGGCGCGAAGGATACCTTCGGAACCGAGCGCATCGGCGTCGTCGCCATGGCCCTCGGCATCATCGAGCAGTGCCTCTCGCTCTCTCTCGAGTACGCGCGAACGCGCGTGCAGTTCGGAAAGCCGATCGGTGAGTTCCAGCTGATCCAGGCCAAGCTCGCCGAGATGGAAGTCGCGCGCATGAATCTGCAAAACATCGTGTTCCAGCAGATCGAGCGCGCCTCGCTCGGCAAGAACTTCACCCTTGCCGAAGCATCCGCCGGAAAGCTCTACGCCGCACGTGCAGCGATGAGCGTGTCCCTCGAGGCCGTCCAGCTCTTCGGCGGGAACGGATACATGGCGGAGTTCCAGGTCGAACAGTTGTGTCGCGATGCGAAGGTGCTGCAGATCTATGCCGGCACCGACGAGATCCAGATCTCCCAGATCGCACGCAGCCTGCTCGGCAACGGCGCAGCGTAA
- a CDS encoding MFS transporter yields the protein MPTTRETGRGWADGRVVFGCLVCQIGMGVGGYIFPVFLKPIADELDWSRTVYSLAHPLMSTSVALVAPLVGRFADRRGPRPVLVVGGLLMSLALLGAGEMQRPEHFYAVAIVLGVAVACLGDLPTGAAIAGRFDSRRGLALGMVYIGSSIGGSLGPLLATALAAGASWRAGFTGVGSLLWIVLLPAAFLVGPSRRGPAADAVGDVAATRWTARDLARTPDFWLLFWAIFVFYVYRLGVNAHLVAYLSDLGYSDGLAAAGFSLMVGVGVTGKLMAGSFADRVGARAAVLVNFGLIVVASILLLLPGIGTILGVFLVVHGFATAAEDVVIPLVVARRFGSESLATVYGFLMLALVPGGSLGPVLAGWIHDTLGSYTVAFSLFAAGNLTAVVALAAIRSGDDTEQENLS from the coding sequence GTGCCCACGACCCGTGAGACCGGACGAGGGTGGGCGGATGGCCGCGTCGTCTTCGGGTGCCTGGTCTGCCAGATCGGGATGGGAGTCGGCGGCTACATCTTTCCGGTCTTCCTCAAGCCCATCGCGGACGAACTCGACTGGTCGCGCACGGTCTATTCACTCGCGCATCCACTGATGAGCACCTCGGTCGCGCTGGTGGCACCGCTTGTCGGGCGCTTTGCGGATCGGCGCGGACCGCGCCCCGTTCTCGTCGTCGGCGGTTTGCTGATGAGCCTCGCGCTCCTGGGTGCGGGCGAGATGCAACGCCCCGAGCACTTCTATGCGGTCGCGATCGTTCTCGGCGTCGCCGTTGCGTGTCTCGGAGATCTTCCCACCGGAGCGGCGATCGCGGGGCGCTTCGATTCCCGCAGAGGGCTCGCGCTGGGCATGGTGTACATCGGGTCGAGCATTGGTGGTTCGCTCGGTCCGTTGCTCGCGACCGCGCTCGCCGCGGGTGCGTCGTGGCGAGCGGGCTTCACCGGCGTCGGGAGTCTGTTGTGGATCGTTCTTCTGCCGGCGGCGTTCCTCGTCGGGCCGAGTCGCCGCGGCCCGGCCGCGGATGCGGTGGGCGACGTCGCGGCCACGCGCTGGACCGCGCGCGATCTCGCCCGGACCCCTGACTTCTGGCTCCTCTTCTGGGCGATCTTCGTCTTCTACGTCTACCGCCTCGGCGTGAATGCTCACCTCGTCGCCTACCTGAGCGACCTCGGCTACTCCGACGGGCTTGCGGCGGCGGGTTTCAGCTTGATGGTGGGCGTCGGGGTCACCGGCAAACTGATGGCGGGGAGCTTCGCGGATCGCGTCGGCGCTCGTGCGGCGGTGCTGGTCAACTTCGGCTTAATCGTCGTCGCTTCGATCTTGTTGCTGCTCCCTGGGATCGGAACGATTCTCGGCGTTTTCCTCGTCGTGCACGGTTTCGCAACCGCCGCGGAGGACGTCGTCATCCCGCTCGTCGTCGCCCGACGGTTCGGAAGCGAAAGTCTGGCGACGGTGTACGGCTTCTTGATGCTGGCTCTCGTGCCGGGCGGCTCCCTGGGCCCGGTTCTGGCAGGCTGGATCCACGACACCCTCGGCAGCTACACAGTCGCTTTCAGCCTCTTTGCCGCGGGGAACCTCACGGCCGTGGTCGCTCTGGCGGCGATCCGGTCGGGGGATGATACGGAGCAGGAAAACCTCTCATGA
- a CDS encoding M20/M25/M40 family metallo-hydrolase, producing MPFDPTRAKSFIDTLWKDSILPTLIDYVRIPNKSPAFDKDWSANGHMDKAVALAESWAREHLPKNAKLEVVRLDKRTPVILVEVPGTTDGTVLLYGHLDKQPEMTGWEDGLGPWTPVVRDDKLYGRGAADDGYALFASLAAIKALEEQGAEHPRCVVLIECCEESGSHDLAPYIEHLKDRIGSPDLVVCLDSGCGDYDRLWCTTSLRGIVIGDLKVEILREGVHSGDAGGIVPSSFRVARQLLSRIEDPATGEITLDELKVEIPADRRGQAERAAEVLGTAVFDKFPFLGDAGPAITNPVELALNRTWRSALEITAAEGIPDLAHAGNVLRPATTLRFALRLPPTIKAGEAAKAIRKVLEDNPPHGAKVKAGGGGQTGWNAPPMAAWLEGALDEASKEWFGPPAVAMGEGGSIPFMGMLGERFPEAQFVITGVLGPGSNAHGPNEFLDLKTARRLTGCIAQVLNIRAGRA from the coding sequence ATGCCCTTCGACCCGACCCGCGCAAAGTCCTTCATCGACACCCTCTGGAAGGACTCCATCCTCCCGACTCTGATCGACTACGTCCGCATCCCCAACAAGTCCCCCGCCTTCGACAAGGACTGGTCCGCGAACGGTCACATGGACAAGGCCGTCGCTCTCGCCGAAAGCTGGGCCCGCGAGCACTTGCCCAAAAACGCAAAGCTCGAGGTCGTGCGGCTCGACAAGCGCACGCCCGTCATCCTCGTCGAAGTGCCGGGAACGACCGACGGCACGGTTCTCCTCTACGGCCATCTCGACAAGCAGCCCGAGATGACCGGCTGGGAAGACGGTCTCGGACCCTGGACGCCCGTCGTGAGAGACGACAAGCTCTACGGCCGCGGTGCCGCCGACGATGGCTACGCTCTCTTCGCATCGCTCGCCGCGATCAAGGCACTGGAGGAGCAGGGCGCCGAACATCCGCGCTGCGTCGTTCTCATCGAATGCTGCGAGGAAAGCGGAAGCCACGACCTGGCGCCGTACATCGAGCACCTGAAGGATCGGATCGGTTCGCCCGATCTGGTCGTCTGTCTCGACTCGGGCTGCGGCGATTATGACCGCCTGTGGTGCACGACGTCTCTGCGGGGAATCGTCATCGGGGATCTCAAGGTCGAGATCCTACGCGAAGGTGTTCACAGCGGCGATGCCGGCGGCATCGTACCTTCGAGCTTTCGCGTCGCGAGGCAGTTGTTGTCCCGGATCGAGGACCCTGCGACAGGCGAGATCACCCTCGACGAACTCAAGGTCGAGATCCCGGCGGACCGGCGCGGTCAGGCCGAGCGGGCCGCCGAGGTTCTGGGCACGGCGGTCTTCGACAAGTTCCCGTTCCTGGGGGACGCGGGTCCCGCAATTACGAACCCGGTGGAACTCGCACTGAACCGGACGTGGCGCTCGGCGCTCGAGATCACGGCGGCCGAGGGGATCCCCGACCTGGCACACGCCGGCAACGTGCTGCGACCGGCGACGACGTTGCGTTTCGCGCTACGCCTGCCGCCGACGATCAAGGCCGGAGAAGCGGCCAAGGCAATTCGGAAGGTCCTGGAAGACAACCCGCCGCACGGAGCGAAGGTCAAAGCCGGCGGTGGGGGCCAGACCGGCTGGAACGCGCCGCCCATGGCGGCGTGGCTCGAAGGAGCCCTCGACGAAGCGTCGAAGGAATGGTTCGGCCCGCCGGCGGTCGCGATGGGCGAGGGCGGCTCGATCCCGTTCATGGGCATGCTCGGGGAGCGCTTCCCAGAGGCTCAGTTCGTCATCACGGGCGTGCTCGGGCCGGGCTCCAATGCTCACGGCCCGAACGAATTCCTGGACTTGAAGACGGCCCGCCGATTGACGGGCTGCATCGCGCAGGTTCTGAACATTCGAGCCGGGCGCGCCTAG
- a CDS encoding methyltransferase domain-containing protein, which yields MSISRAPAGIVRPARRPAGWKPVGPQPPAHVAPELGPREGEDLCYLTGDFRILQRLGGHRWSLDDLLTAHFAASFHTENAPTQFVDLGCGIGSVLMMLAWRFPEGRGVGLEAQTGSVDLARRSLRFNGLEDRCLVHHGDLRESPHAGGTFDLVTGTPPYFPMDAASGSDDGQRLACRLETRGGVEDYCQAAAPRLAPGARFVLCMPGGPDGRVGQGARDAGLAIECHRDVVPRAGKAPLFGLWSLRRSDEVQGTDVLSPLVVRDERSVWTQELLDVRRDMGMPSAHDP from the coding sequence GTGAGCATCTCCCGCGCACCCGCCGGCATCGTCCGGCCTGCGCGCCGGCCGGCAGGATGGAAGCCGGTCGGGCCGCAGCCCCCGGCGCACGTCGCTCCGGAGTTGGGCCCACGCGAGGGCGAAGACCTCTGTTACCTGACCGGAGACTTCCGGATCCTACAGCGCCTCGGTGGTCATCGGTGGTCGCTCGACGATCTTCTCACCGCACACTTCGCAGCGTCCTTTCACACGGAGAATGCGCCGACGCAGTTCGTGGATCTCGGCTGCGGCATTGGCTCGGTCTTGATGATGCTGGCGTGGCGCTTTCCTGAGGGGCGCGGCGTCGGGCTCGAGGCGCAGACCGGCAGCGTGGATCTCGCGCGCCGCTCGCTCCGGTTCAACGGTTTGGAGGACCGGTGCCTGGTGCATCACGGGGATCTGCGTGAGTCGCCGCATGCCGGCGGGACGTTCGATCTCGTGACGGGAACGCCCCCGTATTTTCCGATGGATGCCGCGAGTGGGTCGGACGATGGGCAGCGCCTCGCGTGTCGGCTCGAAACCCGGGGCGGCGTCGAGGACTACTGTCAGGCCGCGGCGCCGCGGCTCGCTCCCGGGGCGCGCTTCGTTCTCTGTATGCCCGGAGGGCCCGACGGTCGCGTTGGGCAGGGGGCGCGTGACGCCGGCCTCGCGATCGAGTGCCATCGCGACGTGGTTCCCCGTGCAGGCAAGGCGCCGCTCTTCGGTCTGTGGTCGCTCCGGCGCTCGGACGAAGTGCAGGGCACCGACGTCCTGTCCCCGCTGGTCGTGCGCGACGAGCGCTCGGTGTGGACCCAAGAACTGCTCGACGTCCGTCGCGACATGGGAATGCCGAGTGCCCACGACCCGTGA
- a CDS encoding helix-turn-helix transcriptional regulator: protein MTGSEVKTLRVNLSMTQEDLAHELGVTVSTVNRWENGHTRPSRLATAGLDRLTAERSVTPPPFESAPEPAAQSAHRM from the coding sequence ATGACCGGTTCCGAAGTCAAAACCCTTCGCGTCAACCTGAGCATGACTCAGGAGGACCTGGCCCACGAGCTCGGCGTCACCGTGTCCACGGTGAACCGCTGGGAGAACGGGCACACCCGTCCGAGTCGCCTTGCGACCGCAGGTCTCGACCGACTCACAGCGGAGCGATCGGTGACACCCCCCCCTTTTGAGAGCGCCCCTGAGCCCGCAGCACAATCCGCCCATCGGATGTGA
- a CDS encoding helix-turn-helix domain-containing protein, producing MKTYEAPDADRILDLRWRLGMTQEELARRLGTTVCTVDQWEHGYSRPGDAERALLDDALESSEPS from the coding sequence ATGAAAACGTACGAGGCGCCCGACGCAGACCGAATTTTAGACTTGCGCTGGCGCCTCGGAATGACGCAAGAAGAGCTCGCCCGCCGACTCGGCACGACGGTCTGCACCGTGGACCAATGGGAGCATGGTTATTCCCGGCCGGGCGATGCGGAGCGGGCTCTTCTCGATGATGCCCTCGAGTCGAGCGAGCCGTCCTAG